The Fusobacterium necrophorum subsp. necrophorum genome includes the window CTATTTTTTCCAATATCGGTCTATCCGCCTCCGCAAATTTCAAAGAAAGTATATTTTCTTTTTTTATCCAAACGGAAGCATCATGTTCTGTCAAAGTAAATTTCGTATCTTTCCATAGGCATTTCACAAAATGAACTTCAAGAATAAGCTCTTCTATCTCCTCGTAGATTATTCCAATCTCGTCAACCGCCTCTACCCTACAGCGTAATTCTTCCCATACCTCTCGTTCTGCAGTTTGAAAATAACTTTCTCCCTTTTCCACTTTTCCACCCGGAAATTCCCAGCGATTTCCCAGCTTTTTCTTGGCGGAACGAAGGACTGCCAAGACTCTTCCGTCCTCTCTTTCTATCATAGCCGCCACTACTTCCATTTTTTCTTTCATTCTCATCCTCTTTTTATTTCAGAATTTTTTCTTTTTTTTTATTCTAACACTCTCTTTTCAAAAAAGCAAACTGTGATATAATTTAAGAAAAACAAAAGAGGAGTTTTGATTCACTATGAAAATTGGAATTTATGGAGGAAGTTTCAATCCCATTCACTTAGGACATCAGAAAATCATAGAATTTGTCTTAGAAACTATGAAATTGGACAAAATTCTTGTTATTCCCGTCGGACTTCCTTCTCATCGGGAAAATACTTTGGAGGAAGGCTTTCATCGCTTTGCTATGTGCCAACTTGCCTTTGAACATCTCCCACGGGTAGAGGTATCGGATTTGGAAATCAATCTTTTGGAAGTTTCTTATACCTATGATACTTTAGTGCAAATCCGTCAGCTTTATGGAGAAGAACACGAGTATTTTGAAATTATCGGGGAAGATTCCCTTGCTTCCTTTGATTCTTGGAAATGCCCTCAAGAAATTTTAAAATTAGCAAAACTTCTCGTCTTACAACGGGAACCCTTTGAATTAATTTCTGAAAATCCCAATATTATTTTACTGAATAGTCCTATTTTTCCAATTTCCTCTACGGAAATTCGAGAACAACTGCAAAGAGGAACTTCAAAAATAGACTGGCTAAATCCGAAGGTATTCCAATATATTCAGGAACATAATTTGTATAAAACTCTTGAAATAGAAAAAAGGTTATCTCAAAATATATAATTTAAGACAACCTCTCATTTTTTATTTCAAAACTACCATTTTTTTAAAAAGAAATGGCGTTCCCGATAGGATTTGAACCTACTGCCTGACCCTTAGGAGGGGTCCGCTCTATCCGAGTGAGCTACGGGAACACAAACATACAACATAGTATAGCATACATTGTCAAGAAAAAACAATAAAAAAATTTTTTTTATAACACCGGAGCAAATAATCGAAAGACAGCTTCTTTTGCTTTTTTCCATAAAGCTCTGGAATGATAATTCTGATAGGAAATTCGTTCAGATGCTGCAATATCCCTCTTAAATTGTTTCTCAAATTCTCCCACTACATCTTTTTCATAAATGTTGACATTGATTTCAAAATTTTGATAAAAGCTACGATAGTCGACATTGCAACTACCCATGCTGACAACTTCCCCATCTACCATAATTACTTTACAATGTAAAAATCCTTTTTGATATTCCAAGATGTCCGCCCCCAACTCCAATAATTCTCCAATGAAATAATGATTTACCGGTTGAATGATAAAATGATCCGATTTCGCAGGAATCATGATTTTTACTTTTACTCCGGAAAGACAGGCAATCTTCAAAGCATCTAAAATAATATCGTCTGGTACAAAATAAGGAGTTTGAATATAAATATGGGATTTTGCTCCTTGAATTAAATTCAAATAACTATCTCGTAGGGTATGGAAATCAAAATTAGGTCCGGAAGTGGCAACTTGCATATAACCTGTGTTCCTTCCTTTTCTTCTTTTAATCTCCTGCATGACTTCTCGCATATAGGGATATACTTTTTCTCCCAATTGCCTTTTTTCTCGAGAGGCAATATTCCAAGTGAAATAGAATTCCTTTTCCAATTCCACCACAATCTCTCCTGCTACTCGAATTGCCGTATCTCTCCAATATCCCAATTTCCCATTTCCAATATACTCATCTCCAATGTTAAATCCTCCAATATATGCAATTTTACGATCAATAATGCACATTTTCTTATGATTGCGATAATTTGCATTTAAACTGATATTGATAAAAGGAAACGGAGAGGGGAAAAAAATACGATATTCTATTCCTGCTATTTTCAAAATTTTTCTCATGGAAAAAGAGGGAGGATTGGCTCCATCCAACAATAAAAAAATTTCAACACCGGTCCTAGCTTTTTCAACTAAAAGACTCAATACCTGATTTCCCAACATGTCCTTTCGAAATAGATACATTTCCATTTTGATTTCTTTTTTCGCCTCTTTTAAATCTTGCAGTAAGGCTCGAAAATATTTTTGTCCATCAAAATAGGGAGTCATAGTATTTTGCCAAGTCAAACGATTTTTGGATGTCATTTCCAAATAATGAATCAGTTTTTCCCAATTTTGTAAGTCTTTTCTTTGGGAAAATTCTATCATGTTCTTGCTTTCTAAACGTGCTAATTGATAGATTTTATTTGCTTTTCTTCGTTTTCGAAAACTGATTCCAAAAAATAGATAAGCGATAAAACCAATATAGGGAGCCAGACTTAAGATAATTGTCCAAAGAAGAGTATACAATGGATTTTTCCTTTCCAAAAGAACCAAAATAAGAATAAAACTAAGGTTCATAATCCAGATATATTCCAATAAAATCGATGTCATTTTTAGAATGGATTCTATCATTTTTATCTCCTTTTTCTACTTTCTTACTATCATAACATTTTTTTCAAATTTTTTCCATTTTTAGTCTTGTTTCTTCCAATCTTTTACGTTATAATTAGAGTAGAATACTATTAGGATAAGCGAGGTGTTACTATAATATGGATAAATTTTGGGATTACTTTCCTTCCGAGCAAAAATTTAATCTCTTTTTAGGAGAAGAATACTGTGCTTATGACCAAAGTCCTTCCAGAAAAGAATTAGCTGCTTTTCTGTTGGATAAAATTCCGGAATCTTTAAAACATCGAATCCGTAATAGAGAATCTTTGTCAGAAATTAGTCAAGATCTCTTAGATTTAGCTATTTTCTCCAGGAGAAGTTTGATTAAAAGTGTAAAAGAATTTGCTAAAAATATATCTTTGGATTTTTCTTGTT containing:
- a CDS encoding NUDIX domain-containing protein, which gives rise to MKEKMEVVAAMIEREDGRVLAVLRSAKKKLGNRWEFPGGKVEKGESYFQTAEREVWEELRCRVEAVDEIGIIYEEIEELILEVHFVKCLWKDTKFTLTEHDASVWIKKENILSLKFAEADRPILEKIAKEG
- the nadD gene encoding nicotinate (nicotinamide) nucleotide adenylyltransferase, which gives rise to MKIGIYGGSFNPIHLGHQKIIEFVLETMKLDKILVIPVGLPSHRENTLEEGFHRFAMCQLAFEHLPRVEVSDLEINLLEVSYTYDTLVQIRQLYGEEHEYFEIIGEDSLASFDSWKCPQEILKLAKLLVLQREPFELISENPNIILLNSPIFPISSTEIREQLQRGTSKIDWLNPKVFQYIQEHNLYKTLEIEKRLSQNI
- the cls gene encoding cardiolipin synthase, encoding MTSILLEYIWIMNLSFILILVLLERKNPLYTLLWTIILSLAPYIGFIAYLFFGISFRKRRKANKIYQLARLESKNMIEFSQRKDLQNWEKLIHYLEMTSKNRLTWQNTMTPYFDGQKYFRALLQDLKEAKKEIKMEMYLFRKDMLGNQVLSLLVEKARTGVEIFLLLDGANPPSFSMRKILKIAGIEYRIFFPSPFPFINISLNANYRNHKKMCIIDRKIAYIGGFNIGDEYIGNGKLGYWRDTAIRVAGEIVVELEKEFYFTWNIASREKRQLGEKVYPYMREVMQEIKRRKGRNTGYMQVATSGPNFDFHTLRDSYLNLIQGAKSHIYIQTPYFVPDDIILDALKIACLSGVKVKIMIPAKSDHFIIQPVNHYFIGELLELGADILEYQKGFLHCKVIMVDGEVVSMGSCNVDYRSFYQNFEINVNIYEKDVVGEFEKQFKRDIAASERISYQNYHSRALWKKAKEAVFRLFAPVL